In one Alnus glutinosa chromosome 14, dhAlnGlut1.1, whole genome shotgun sequence genomic region, the following are encoded:
- the LOC133856926 gene encoding zinc finger BED domain-containing protein DAYSLEEPER, producing MATADEEKMVALVEQKKLTPDEHTKGNPDEHTKGTPDEHTEGTPDDHTMATPDDQTMATPDEQIMATQDEHTKATPDEHTMATPDEQTMATPDEQIMATHDEHTMATPDEQTMATPDEQMMAISNEQTMATPDEQMMAPKDEQIMAISNDHELAISNDHALVISNDHPMEISNDHTMAISVDHTMAISNEHPMATSYEQHTIAAPDENKMITTPEVNNELPNSETQPNKRRKKKSIVWEHFTIETVSAGCRRACCKQCKQSFAYSTGSKVAGTSHLKRHIAKGTCPALLRNQGQNTPYTPRSRMAGSGTATDPPKRRYRSPSTPYVTFDQDRCRNEIARMIIMHDYPLHMVEHPGFIAFVQHLQPRFNMVSFNTVQGDCVATYLMEKQNLLKFIEGMPGRICLTLDTWTSSQTVGYVFITGHFIDSEWKLHRRILNVIMEPYPDSDTALSHAVAACLSDWSLESKLFSLTFNQPLSEAALENLRPLLAIRNPLILNSQLLVGKCIARTLSSMAKDVLGAGQEIIKKIRDSVKYVKTSEAHEEKFLELKQQLQVPSERSLSLDDHTQWNTTYEMLVAASELKEVFSCLDTSDPDYKEAPSMEDWKQVEILCTYLKLLFDAVNILTFTTNPTAITFFHEAWKIQTELVRSVTSEDPFISNLTKTMQEKIEHYWKGCSLVLAIAVVMDPRFKMKLVEFSFSKIYGEEAPTYIKIVDDGIHELFHEYLTLPLPLTPTYAEEGNAGNMKTQESQGGTLLSDNGLTDFDVYIMETSSQQMKSELDQYLEESLLPRVQEFDVLGWWKLNKMKYPTLSKMARDIVSIPVSTTAPDSVFDDTSKEMDRYRSSLRPETVEALICAKDWMQYGSAEASNALVRMEY from the coding sequence ATGGCTACCGCCGATGAGGAGAAGATGGTGGCATTAGTTGAGCAGAAGAAGTTAACCCCAGATGAGCACACGAAGGGAAACCCAGATGAGCACACAAAGGGAACCCCAGATGAGCACACAGAGGGAACCCCAGATGACCACACCATGGCAACCCCAGATGACCAAACCATGGCAACCCCAGATGAACAAATCATGGCAACCCAAGATGAGCACACGAAGGCAACCCCGGATGAGCACACGATGGCAACCCCAGATGAGCAGACAATGGCAACCCCAGATGAGCAAATCATGGCAACCCATGATGAGCACACGATGGCAACCCCAGATGAGCAGACAATGGCAACCCCAGATGAGCAAATGATGGCAATCTCAAATGAGCAGACAATGGCAACCCCAGATGAGCAAATGATGGCGCCCAAAGATGAGCAAATTATGGCAATCTCAAATGACCACGAATTGGCAATCTCAAATGACCATGCATTAGTAATCTCAAATGACCACCCGATGGAAATCTCAAATGACCACACAATGGCAATATCTGTTGACCACACAATGGCAATCTCAAATGAGCACCCGATGGCAACCTCATATGAGCAGCATACAATTGCAGCCCCAGATGAAAACAAGATGATAACGACTCCAGAAGTGAACAATGAGCTGCCAAATTCAGAGACACAGCCTAACAAGCGTAGGAAAAAGAAGTCCATTGTATGGGAGCACTTCACCATAGAAACTGTCAGTGCTGGATGTAGGCGGGCATGCTGTAAGCAATGCAAGCAAAGTTTTGCATATAGTACAGGTTCTAAAGTTGCTGGTACCAGCCACTTGAAACGCCACATTGCCAAGGGGACATGCCCAGCACTTCTACGTAACCAGGGGCAGAATACCCCATATACCCCACGGTCAAGGATGGCAGGAAGTGGCACTGCTACTGATCCACCAAAGCGACGCTATAGAAGCCCTAGCACACCCTACGTTACGTTTGATCAGGATCGTTGCCGCAATGAGATTGCTAGGATGATCATCATGCACGACTACCCACTTCACATGGTTGAACATCCAGGGTTTATAGCTTTTGTCCAGCATCTTCAGCCCCGTTTCAATATGGTGAGTTTTAATACCGTCCAAGGGGATTGTGTTGCAACTTACTTAATGGAAAAGCAAAACCTTCTGAAGTTTATTGAGGGCATGCCTGGACGCATTTGCCTTACACTGGATACGTGGACTTCAAGCCAAACAGTAGGTTATGTGTTTATAACTGGACACTTCATTGATAGCGAATGGAAGTTGCACAGGCGGATTCTCAATGTCATAATGGAACCATATCCTGATTCAGACACTGCCCTTAGTCATGCTGTTGCTGCTTGCCTTTCTGATTGGAGTTTGGAGAGCAAGTTATTTTCTCTCACTTTTAATCAGCCACTGAGTGAAGCTGCTCTTGAGAATCTTAGGCCTCTTCTCGCCATTCGGAACCCACTGATCCTGAACAGTCAATTATTAGTTGGTAAATGCATTGCACGTACTTTGAGCAGCATGGCAAAAGATGTACTAGGGGCAGGGCAAGAAATAATCAAGAAAATCCGGGATAGTGTTAAGTATGTGAAGACATCAGAAGCCCATGAGGAAAAGTTTCTCGAGCTCAAGCAACAGCTTCAGGTCCCCAGTGAAAGGAGCCTATCTCTCGATGATCATACTCAATGGAACACGACATATGAAATGTTAGTCGCCGCATCTGAGCTAAAGGAAGTGTTTTCTTGTTTGGATACATCTGATCCTGATTACAAGGAAGCCCCATCCATGGAAGACTGGAAGCAGGTTGAGATTCTCTGTACATACTTGAAACTTCTCTTTGACGCAGTGAACATCCTTACCTTCACAACTAACCCAACTGCAATTACATTCTTTCACGAAGCATGGAAGATTCAGACAGAGCTGGTTCGCTCAGTTACGAGTGAGGATCCCTTTATCAGCAACCTTACTAAAACAATGCaagaaaaaattgaacattACTGGAAGGGTTGCAGCCTGGTTTTGGCAATTGCAGTAGTCATGGATCCCCGTTTCAAGATGAAGCTTGTTGAGTTCAGTTTCTCGAAAATATATGGGGAAGAAGCTCCCACATATATAAAGATTGTTGATGATGGAATTCACGAGCTCTTTCATGAATATTTGACACTTCCTTTGCCTCTAACACCAACTTATGCGGAAGAAGGAAATGCTGGAAACATGAAGACACAGGAATCTCAGGGAGGAACTCTTCTGTCTGACAATGGACTCACAGATTTTGACGTCTACATCATGGAGACTTCTAGTCAACAGATGAAGTCGGAGCTGGATCAGTATTTGGAAGAGTCTCTATTGCCTCGTGTGCAGGAGTTTGATGTATTAGGGTGGTGGAAGCTAAACAAGATGAAGTACCCGACTCTGTCAAAGATGGCCCGTGATATTGTGTCTATTCCAGTGTCTACTACTGCTCCTGATTCTGTATTTGATGACACAAGCAAGGAGATGGATCGATACAGGAGTTCGCTACGACCAGAGACGGTGGAAGCCCTTATATGTGCCAAGGATTGGATGCAGTATGGGTCTGCAGAAGCTTCGAACGCACTTGTCAGAATGGAATATTAG